In Granulicella mallensis MP5ACTX8, the sequence CCCGAATGTTTCGATTAATTCTTTAACTATTTGAACAGGTACTAACTACGTGCCTATTCCCACCGGTCACTGATATTCTTCGCGGAATGGCAAAAGGATTTTCAAAGAAGGATCTGGTCCTGCTCGGGCCAGGATTGGCGGCTCTGGCGCTCGGAGCGGTGTTGCAGCTTCCTCATGTACATGTGCCGCACGACGTTGCGCTGGGAATGCGTTGGCTCGGTGTAGTCTTGCTGGCGGCATTTGCTGTGCAACGGCGAAGTCTTACGCCCTGGATCTTTGTGGCGATGGTCGCCGGAGCTGAACTCGGCTTCGATGCTCCGCACTTCGCTGTGGGCCTGCGTGTGTTTTCCGATATCTTTCTACGGCTCATCAAGACCATCGTCGCTCCGTTGATCCTTGCGACGCTGGTGGTCGGCATTGCGGGACATGGCGACCTGAAGAGCGTTGGCCGCATGGGCATCAAGGCATTGGTGTACTTCGAAGTCGTTACCACACTGGCGCTGGGGATTGGGCTGCTGGCGATCAACATCACCCGGGCCGGTGTAGGGTTATCGATGTCAGCCGCAACGAAGGCAGTGCAGGTCGTGAGCGCACCGCCTCCCACGCACTGGGATGATTTTCTACTCCATGTTTTTCCTGAGAACATTGCCAAGAGCATTGCCGAAGGACAGATCCTGCAGGTTGCGGTGTTCGCTGTCTTCTTCGGCATTGCGCTGGCGACGTTGAGCGAAGCCAAGCGCGGGCCTGTGCTGCGGCTGTGCGAGAGCCTCAGCGAGGTGATGTTTCGCTTCACGAATGTAGTGATGTACTTTGCTCCGATCGGCGTGGGCGCGGCGATGGCGTATACCGTCGGCAACATGGGGCTGGGCGTACTGGTGAATCTCGGCAAACTATTGCTGACGCTCTACGGCGCGCTGGCTATGTTCGGTGTGCTGGTATTGCTTCCCGCCGCAATGCTCTTCAAGGTGCCGATTGCGAACTTCATCGCCGCAGTCGCCGAGCCGGCCACGATTGCGTTTGCGACCGCAACCAGCGAGGCCGCTTTGCCGCGTGCGATGGAGCAGATGGAGGCGCTCGGAGTTCCGCGACGCATCGTGGCATTTGTCATTCCGGCAGGTTATAGCTTCAACCTCGATGGCTCGACGTTATATCTCGCCGTGGCGAGTATCTTCGTCGCGCAGGCGGCGGGTATCTCCATGTCGATAGGTCAGCAACTACTGATGATGGTAACGCTGGTACTGACAAGCAAAGGTGTTGCGGGAGTTCCGCGAGCGACATTAGTCGTGTTGCTCGCGACGGCCTCGACGTTTCATCTGCCGGTCGAACCGATCTTTGTGATTCTTGGCATCGACGCATTGATGGATATGGCGCGAACGATGGTTAATGTCGTGGGTAACTGTCTAGCTAGTGTTGTGGTGGCGAAGTGGGAGGGTGTGTTCGGTACGGAGCTGCTGGATGAGGTAGTGCTGGAAGGAATAGAGGCGTAGAGATGTCGGCCACACGACATTTGTACTCACCCAAATTCACCTGCTTTTAAATCGCCGTTAATAAGCCGCCGTTAGCATGGCCTCGCATCTGTCTTATTCAGGACGGTCCCAGTCTCCCGGCCGTTCCTCAAGGGGGATTGATCCATGCCTGTTAATCGCAGAAACTTCTTACGTGGAATGGCCGGCGCAGCGTCTGCCGCGGCGCTGGCCGGCACCTTGAACGACTCCGCCAAGGCCCAGACCATTGGCTTGCCTTCGCCTGAAGCTTCGCAGATCGAACACATCATTGTCGTCATGATGGAGAATCGCAGCTTCGACCACCTGCTCGGATGGCTGCCCGGCGCTAACGGCAAACAGGCCGGTCTCTCCTTCGTCGACAGCTTCGGCGAGTCCCACCCCACCACGCAACTCACTACCTACGTCGGCTGCGCGCATCCTGACCCCGACCACTCCTACGCTGGAGGCCGGAGCGAGGTTAACGGCGGTCTGATGGACGGATGGCTCCAAACTACCACCAACGACACCTTCTCGATCGGCTACTACACCGAAGAGCAGCTGTCGTTCTTTGGCGCAATGGCCCGCAACTTCACCACGTGTGACAACTACTTCGCCTCCATCCTTGGGCCCACCTTCCCCAATCGCATCTTCCAGCTTGCAGGACAGACCGATCGCCTCTCGAACACGCTCGATATCTCCACGTTGCCGACGATCTTCGATACGCTTGCTGCTGCAGGCGTCAGTTCCAAATACTACTTCGGCAATGTTCCCTTTCTCGCACTCTGGGGAACCAAATATCTCCCTATCTCCGAGATCTTCGCGCAGTTTCTGCTTGACGCAGCCGCAGGCACTCTGCCCGCCGTCTCCTTCGTCGACCCCAGCTTCACCATTCTTGACGACGGCGAGGGCAACGACGACCATCCGCATGCCGACCTCCGCGCCGGGGAAGCTTTCATGGGTAAGATCTACCGCGCC encodes:
- a CDS encoding dicarboxylate/amino acid:cation symporter — its product is MAKGFSKKDLVLLGPGLAALALGAVLQLPHVHVPHDVALGMRWLGVVLLAAFAVQRRSLTPWIFVAMVAGAELGFDAPHFAVGLRVFSDIFLRLIKTIVAPLILATLVVGIAGHGDLKSVGRMGIKALVYFEVVTTLALGIGLLAINITRAGVGLSMSAATKAVQVVSAPPPTHWDDFLLHVFPENIAKSIAEGQILQVAVFAVFFGIALATLSEAKRGPVLRLCESLSEVMFRFTNVVMYFAPIGVGAAMAYTVGNMGLGVLVNLGKLLLTLYGALAMFGVLVLLPAAMLFKVPIANFIAAVAEPATIAFATATSEAALPRAMEQMEALGVPRRIVAFVIPAGYSFNLDGSTLYLAVASIFVAQAAGISMSIGQQLLMMVTLVLTSKGVAGVPRATLVVLLATASTFHLPVEPIFVILGIDALMDMARTMVNVVGNCLASVVVAKWEGVFGTELLDEVVLEGIEA
- a CDS encoding alkaline phosphatase family protein, translating into MPVNRRNFLRGMAGAASAAALAGTLNDSAKAQTIGLPSPEASQIEHIIVVMMENRSFDHLLGWLPGANGKQAGLSFVDSFGESHPTTQLTTYVGCAHPDPDHSYAGGRSEVNGGLMDGWLQTTTNDTFSIGYYTEEQLSFFGAMARNFTTCDNYFASILGPTFPNRIFQLAGQTDRLSNTLDISTLPTIFDTLAAAGVSSKYYFGNVPFLALWGTKYLPISEIFAQFLLDAAAGTLPAVSFVDPSFTILDDGEGNDDHPHADLRAGEAFMGKIYRAVTSGPKWGNTVVIFNRDEWGGFYDTVPPTRVNAPNSVDTDLVDGKALLGCRVPVVVVSPFTQGAPATPRIDSNLYDHTSVLKLIEWRYNLPPLTSRDASNDIANLALALNFTSSGKTVAPALPIIVPPIPTPCGLFELASEIDNESYDFFKLLISDLVDDWRSAGKSVPAASSSSTLRSL